In Elusimicrobium sp. An273, a genomic segment contains:
- a CDS encoding SEC-C metal-binding domain-containing protein produces the protein MWNPFKKKQEGEAAPQQAAAEPSKKESIEERLEREIDSLPDMIKGKLKDPAIKKRFIDIAKRMEKDGVDFKSIRQMKKWMKAHEAELRAEAGGGTVTKVETVVHEGPKIGRNDPCPCGSGKKYKKCCGAGK, from the coding sequence ATGTGGAATCCGTTTAAGAAAAAACAGGAAGGGGAAGCCGCCCCGCAGCAGGCTGCGGCGGAGCCTTCCAAAAAGGAATCAATAGAAGAACGTTTGGAGCGGGAGATTGACTCCCTGCCGGATATGATTAAAGGCAAACTCAAAGATCCGGCCATCAAAAAACGTTTTATCGATATTGCCAAACGCATGGAAAAAGACGGCGTGGACTTTAAGAGCATCCGCCAAATGAAAAAATGGATGAAAGCCCACGAAGCCGAACTGCGGGCCGAAGCCGGCGGCGGCACGGTGACCAAGGTGGAAACCGTGGTGCACGAAGGGCCCAAAATCGGGCGCAACGATCCGTGCCCGTGCGGCAGCGGCAAGAAATACAAAAAATGCTGCGGCGCAGGCAAATAG
- a CDS encoding ATP-binding protein: MKKIVLTGGPSGGKTTALSILKETFGNKIALVQEAATLIYSGGFPRKDNSPVHIEHAQNIIFYTVHQLEHLAEVTSNAKVMVCDRGSIDGAVYWPYGPENFFTSMHSSLEAELARYDAVIHLSPPPEKDFYQATNVRTESLQQAFEIDDKILKIWEKHPNRLVVPREKHYFEKAEIIKNFVEKLISE, translated from the coding sequence ATGAAAAAAATCGTTTTAACCGGCGGCCCCAGCGGCGGCAAAACCACGGCTCTTTCCATTTTGAAAGAAACGTTTGGCAACAAAATCGCGCTTGTGCAGGAAGCGGCCACGCTGATTTACAGCGGCGGTTTCCCCCGCAAGGACAACAGCCCCGTTCATATTGAACACGCGCAAAACATCATTTTCTATACGGTGCACCAGCTGGAGCACTTGGCGGAAGTTACTTCCAACGCCAAAGTAATGGTGTGCGACCGCGGGTCTATCGACGGCGCCGTTTACTGGCCGTACGGCCCGGAGAATTTCTTCACCTCCATGCACAGCTCCCTGGAGGCCGAACTGGCCCGCTACGATGCGGTCATTCACCTTTCGCCGCCGCCGGAAAAAGATTTTTATCAGGCCACCAACGTCCGCACCGAAAGCTTGCAGCAGGCGTTTGAAATTGACGACAAAATTTTAAAAATTTGGGAAAAACACCCCAACCGCCTGGTCGTCCCGCGGGAAAAACATTATTTTGAAAAAGCGGAAATTATCAAAAATTTCGTAGAAAAACTTATTTCCGAATAA
- a CDS encoding ATP-binding protein: MKHKKIALTGGPNSGKTTALSILKETFGPKVELVREAATMIFSGGFPRQDNSRPHIEAAQQIIFYATREMESLAEESSDAPLIVCDRGTVDAAVYWPGGVEDFFARMGTTLEAELARYDAVLHLSPPSNPAFYQSTHVRTESLQQAFEIDRKILKIWEKHPNRLVVGGTEHFFEKAEVIKNFVEKIIKG, translated from the coding sequence ATGAAGCATAAAAAGATTGCGCTTACCGGAGGCCCCAACAGCGGCAAAACCACGGCCCTTTCTATTTTAAAGGAAACGTTCGGCCCCAAAGTAGAATTGGTGCGCGAAGCCGCCACGATGATTTTCAGCGGCGGGTTTCCGCGGCAGGACAACAGCCGCCCCCATATTGAAGCCGCCCAGCAGATTATTTTCTACGCAACGCGGGAAATGGAAAGCTTGGCCGAAGAATCTTCCGACGCGCCTTTAATCGTGTGCGACCGCGGCACGGTGGACGCCGCCGTCTATTGGCCCGGCGGGGTGGAAGACTTTTTTGCCCGCATGGGCACCACGCTGGAGGCCGAACTGGCCCGCTACGATGCGGTGCTGCATTTGTCGCCGCCTTCCAACCCGGCTTTTTATCAATCCACGCACGTGCGCACCGAAAGCCTGCAGCAGGCGTTTGAGATTGACAGAAAAATCCTTAAAATTTGGGAAAAACACCCCAACCGTTTGGTCGTGGGCGGGACGGAACACTTTTTTGAAAAAGCGGAAGTCATCAAAAATTTTGTAGAAAAAATCATCAAAGGATAA
- a CDS encoding M23 family metallopeptidase, with amino-acid sequence MRKKILALLQRHYRRYHDILFYVLTLCVIAVSTFAAVEISRAKNAQERENLHEREIPVAEYTVKEKPIYVALQEAGLDNQLVAQIVSKLSSVVDTRKLQKQNVYSVSVDSDGNFILLLLTQGFKRYYVANVEGALVAGVSDVEIKTRVKTAAGKVEGSLFNSMLSKGLEVPLILDFTDAFSWTIDFNTDTRNGDEYSALWEEHYTASGEITGQDLLAASYKEIERGTTTNAFYFEGDFYDETGKMSRKMFLKSPISFRNYRISSRFSYGRMHPILKVRRPHLGIDYAAPAGTPVQAVADGTVRFAGRNGGYGNFVEIRHANGYTTMYGHLKGYGKGIKSGAKVKQGQTVGYVGSTGLSTGPHLDFRIKEKNKFVDFLKMKNRNSAVRDVPKNKRKEFEELKVLYLKELDAAKKEAFKKPSASEEQDEA; translated from the coding sequence ATGAGAAAAAAGATTTTAGCTTTATTGCAGCGTCATTACCGGCGCTACCACGATATCCTTTTTTACGTACTTACCCTGTGCGTGATAGCCGTATCTACTTTTGCGGCGGTGGAAATTTCCCGTGCCAAAAACGCCCAGGAACGCGAAAACCTGCACGAGCGGGAAATCCCGGTGGCGGAATATACCGTCAAAGAAAAACCGATTTATGTGGCCCTGCAGGAAGCGGGGCTGGACAATCAGCTGGTGGCGCAAATTGTAAGCAAGCTTTCTTCCGTGGTGGATACGCGCAAACTGCAGAAACAGAATGTATATTCCGTGTCGGTGGATTCGGACGGAAATTTTATTTTGCTGTTGCTGACGCAAGGATTTAAGCGCTATTATGTGGCCAACGTAGAAGGCGCGTTAGTTGCCGGCGTGAGCGATGTGGAAATTAAAACCCGCGTGAAAACGGCCGCGGGGAAGGTGGAAGGCTCTTTGTTTAATTCCATGCTTTCCAAAGGGCTTGAAGTGCCGCTTATTTTAGATTTTACGGACGCTTTTTCCTGGACGATAGACTTTAACACCGATACCCGCAACGGCGACGAATACTCCGCCTTGTGGGAAGAACACTACACCGCTTCGGGCGAGATCACCGGGCAGGACTTGCTGGCGGCCTCTTACAAAGAAATTGAACGCGGCACCACGACCAACGCCTTCTATTTTGAGGGAGATTTTTACGACGAAACCGGCAAAATGAGCCGCAAAATGTTCTTAAAATCGCCCATCAGCTTCCGCAATTACCGCATTTCGTCCCGCTTCTCGTACGGACGGATGCACCCCATTCTGAAGGTGCGCCGCCCCCACTTGGGGATTGACTATGCCGCCCCGGCGGGTACGCCCGTGCAGGCGGTGGCGGACGGTACCGTGCGCTTTGCCGGGCGCAACGGGGGATACGGCAACTTTGTGGAAATCCGCCACGCCAACGGCTATACCACCATGTACGGTCACTTAAAAGGCTACGGCAAAGGCATCAAGTCCGGCGCCAAAGTCAAGCAAGGCCAAACGGTGGGCTATGTGGGCAGTACGGGGCTTTCCACGGGGCCGCATTTGGATTTCCGCATCAAAGAGAAAAACAAATTTGTGGATTTCTTAAAGATGAAAAACCGCAACTCCGCCGTGCGGGACGTACCCAAAAACAAGCGGAAAGAATTTGAAGAGCTAAAAGTGTTATACTTAAAGGAATTGGACGCGGCAAAAAAAGAGGCTTTTAAAAAGCCGTCCGCGTCGGAGGAACAGGATGAAGCATAA
- a CDS encoding phosphate acyltransferase, whose translation MKFKSFADLINQVKGKSNRVVVPGANNKEALQAIKMADENGLISHGILIGPLAAVKETVAKVGLDESKFEFIDCEDVPTMCKLAVDQILAGKGDFLIKGLVDTKYYMKAILNKEAHLVPEGALLSHFVLFSTPKYKKPFAVTDSAVVIAPTLEQKVKIIQNAVNTMHKLGLEHPKVACVCPVEKVNEKIPSTVEAAALAQLNAEGKITGCTVEGPYDLYISLSAEKAAEKGITGKTVAGDADILMLPDLDAANPLYKALTFFGDQMEAAAVLVGPKIPVILPSRADDPKVKLNAIALCSYLKDQK comes from the coding sequence ATGAAATTCAAAAGCTTTGCTGATTTGATTAACCAAGTAAAAGGAAAATCAAACAGAGTCGTCGTTCCGGGGGCCAATAACAAAGAAGCCCTGCAAGCCATTAAAATGGCCGATGAGAACGGTCTTATTTCCCATGGTATTTTAATCGGGCCGCTGGCGGCCGTAAAAGAAACGGTGGCCAAAGTGGGGCTGGACGAAAGCAAGTTTGAGTTTATTGACTGCGAAGACGTCCCCACCATGTGCAAACTGGCGGTAGACCAAATTTTGGCCGGGAAAGGCGATTTCTTGATTAAAGGGCTGGTGGATACGAAGTATTATATGAAAGCCATCCTGAACAAGGAAGCCCACCTGGTGCCGGAAGGGGCGCTGTTGTCGCACTTTGTGTTGTTTAGCACGCCCAAATACAAAAAACCGTTTGCCGTAACGGATTCCGCCGTCGTGATTGCACCGACCTTGGAACAAAAAGTAAAAATCATTCAAAACGCCGTCAACACCATGCACAAGCTGGGGTTGGAACACCCCAAAGTGGCCTGCGTGTGCCCGGTGGAAAAAGTAAACGAAAAAATCCCGTCTACGGTGGAAGCCGCGGCCTTGGCGCAGCTGAATGCAGAAGGCAAAATTACCGGCTGCACGGTGGAAGGGCCGTATGATTTGTACATTTCGTTGTCTGCCGAGAAAGCGGCCGAAAAAGGCATTACGGGCAAAACCGTGGCCGGCGACGCCGACATTTTGATGCTGCCGGATCTGGACGCGGCCAACCCGCTTTACAAAGCGCTTACGTTCTTTGGCGACCAGATGGAAGCCGCGGCCGTATTGGTGGGGCCGAAAATCCCGGTCATTCTGCCTTCCCGCGCCGACGATCCGAAGGTCAAGCTCAACGCCATTGCGCTTTGCTCGTATCTGAAAGATCAAAAATAA
- the buk gene encoding butyrate kinase, with protein sequence MAYNILVINPGSTSDDIGYYRGDKPVFEVTVRYSLTDLEPYEGKNVTEQLPLRRKLILDYLLDHKVPLKEIDAVIGRGGFIRAMEGGVYAVNDQMVSDLETGRYGGIHPSNLGGILAKEIAQYAGCPSFIANPVVIDELQPVARYSGMPENPRISIFHALSQKRVARLIAEKMGTHYEKVNCIVCHGGGGITVGAHRQGKVVDVNNGYEGDGPMTPQRSGGTPNAGLVQMCFSGKYTLRDIRLKLRGKGGLVAYTGTSDVKDLEEFIRTGEKRPGSLIHCTREEAKLAEDAMIYQISKYIGSMAVVLEGKVDFIALTGGLMHSKIIPQEISRYVGWIAPMYVFPGSEEKDALRDAARRALDNPKIVKQYS encoded by the coding sequence ATGGCTTATAATATCCTAGTCATCAATCCGGGATCCACCTCGGATGATATCGGCTATTACAGAGGGGATAAACCCGTTTTTGAAGTTACCGTACGCTACTCGCTGACCGATTTGGAACCCTACGAAGGCAAAAACGTTACCGAACAATTGCCCTTGCGGCGCAAACTGATCTTGGATTATTTGCTGGATCATAAAGTGCCGCTTAAAGAGATTGACGCCGTCATCGGCCGCGGCGGTTTTATCCGCGCCATGGAAGGCGGCGTGTACGCCGTCAACGATCAAATGGTAAGCGATTTGGAAACGGGCCGCTACGGCGGCATCCACCCCAGCAATTTAGGGGGGATTTTAGCCAAAGAAATCGCCCAATACGCCGGCTGTCCCAGCTTTATTGCAAACCCGGTGGTCATTGATGAACTCCAGCCCGTCGCCCGCTATTCGGGCATGCCCGAAAATCCCCGCATTTCCATTTTTCACGCCCTCAGTCAAAAACGGGTGGCGCGCTTAATTGCCGAAAAAATGGGTACCCATTACGAAAAAGTAAACTGCATCGTCTGCCACGGCGGCGGCGGGATTACCGTGGGCGCACACCGGCAGGGGAAGGTGGTGGACGTCAACAACGGCTACGAAGGCGACGGCCCGATGACCCCCCAGCGAAGCGGCGGCACGCCCAACGCGGGGCTGGTGCAGATGTGCTTTTCCGGCAAATACACCCTGCGCGACATCCGCCTGAAACTGCGCGGCAAAGGCGGGCTGGTGGCGTATACCGGCACGTCGGACGTAAAAGATTTGGAAGAATTTATCCGCACCGGGGAAAAACGCCCCGGCTCGCTGATTCACTGCACCCGCGAAGAGGCCAAACTGGCCGAAGACGCCATGATTTACCAAATTTCCAAATACATCGGTTCCATGGCCGTGGTGCTGGAAGGGAAAGTGGATTTTATCGCGCTTACGGGCGGGCTGATGCACAGCAAAATTATTCCGCAGGAAATCAGCCGTTATGTGGGCTGGATTGCCCCGATGTACGTGTTCCCCGGCAGTGAGGAAAAAGACGCCCTTCGCGACGCGGCCCGCCGGGCGCTGGACAATCCGAAAATTGTAAAACAGTATAGCTGA
- a CDS encoding RNA methyltransferase: MSAFCIVLVRPRDPNNIGACARAMGNFGLSDLRVVDPYPPVWREAVSAVGVGDILQHAARCETLDEALADTQFSLASTALKNRDIRQEIITLPQLNERLARQQAQRVALVFGNEKSGLSNEDIERCDAVLNIPTAAKQPSINLAQAVILTCYELSRRPDFAALRTPGAGPQLPTDAQKEIFISAADRLFEKAQFKTDFSSAQRKALLRHMLAKQGLSREQLFFLKKWAEKLAEKLP, translated from the coding sequence ATGAGCGCTTTTTGCATTGTCCTCGTCCGCCCGCGCGACCCGAACAATATCGGGGCGTGTGCGCGGGCGATGGGCAATTTCGGACTGTCGGATTTGCGGGTAGTGGATCCGTATCCGCCCGTCTGGCGCGAGGCCGTCAGTGCGGTGGGCGTGGGCGACATTTTGCAGCACGCCGCCCGGTGCGAAACGTTGGACGAGGCACTGGCGGACACGCAGTTTTCGCTGGCATCTACGGCGCTAAAAAACCGGGATATCCGCCAGGAAATTATTACCCTGCCGCAGTTAAACGAACGGCTGGCCCGTCAGCAAGCCCAGCGGGTGGCGTTGGTGTTTGGAAACGAAAAAAGCGGCCTTTCCAACGAAGACATTGAACGGTGCGACGCCGTGCTGAATATCCCGACGGCCGCCAAACAGCCCTCCATTAATTTGGCCCAAGCAGTCATTTTAACCTGTTACGAGCTTTCCCGCCGGCCGGATTTTGCCGCCCTGCGCACGCCCGGCGCCGGCCCGCAGCTGCCGACGGACGCGCAAAAAGAAATTTTTATCTCGGCGGCGGATCGTTTGTTTGAAAAGGCCCAATTTAAAACCGATTTTTCCTCCGCCCAGCGCAAAGCGCTTTTGCGGCACATGTTAGCCAAACAGGGGCTTTCGCGCGAGCAGTTGTTTTTTCTTAAAAAATGGGCCGAAAAATTAGCCGAAAAACTGCCGTAA
- the lpdA gene encoding dihydrolipoyl dehydrogenase, with the protein MKNIVVIGGGPGGYPAALKAAALGAKVTLVEKGQLGGVCLNCGCIPSKSLLDAAHRFHTVKTISSLCAAGADEAAQALFALRDWPKIQARQKAATRKLTQGIAFLLKKAGVEVLQGVASFRDAHTVAVTLPDGSEKTLSCDGVILAAGSEAFFPPPFDQIKDQIYDNSTIFDIPALPETLAIVGGGVIGCEMADLMNSLGVEVSVIEMQPRILPLEDENAARVLAQALSKRGVHFYTGTSAAAVRREGERFTLTLSNGQTLSCAAVLAAIGRTVDLSALHMENIGVEWTRKGVQVNPQTLQLKDDIYAVGDVNGLFQLAHAASRQGEVAASNLCGVPAVYHNQAVPRAIYTTPEIASAGLTRAQAEAQGFSVKTHKAFLLANGRAVAQDQTEGYYELISDANTGRLLGGVLAGANATELVHTLSVALAAQMTVEQFKEVIFAHPTFAESLGEAAAK; encoded by the coding sequence ATGAAAAATATCGTGGTAATCGGCGGGGGCCCGGGGGGATACCCGGCCGCTTTGAAAGCCGCCGCATTGGGGGCAAAAGTAACGCTGGTGGAAAAAGGCCAGCTGGGGGGCGTGTGCCTAAATTGCGGGTGCATTCCTTCTAAATCCTTGTTGGATGCGGCGCACCGTTTCCACACGGTAAAAACCATTTCTTCATTGTGTGCCGCCGGGGCGGACGAAGCGGCGCAAGCGCTGTTTGCCCTGCGGGACTGGCCCAAAATCCAAGCCCGCCAGAAAGCGGCTACCCGCAAGCTGACGCAGGGGATTGCATTCCTTCTTAAAAAAGCGGGGGTGGAAGTACTGCAGGGGGTGGCTTCTTTTCGGGACGCGCATACGGTGGCGGTAACATTGCCGGACGGAAGCGAAAAAACCCTCTCGTGCGACGGCGTTATTTTGGCCGCGGGGTCGGAAGCGTTTTTTCCGCCGCCGTTTGACCAAATAAAAGACCAGATTTACGACAATTCCACTATTTTTGATATTCCCGCCCTGCCCGAAACTCTTGCCATTGTGGGCGGCGGCGTGATTGGGTGCGAAATGGCGGATTTGATGAACTCGCTGGGGGTGGAGGTAAGCGTTATTGAAATGCAGCCGCGCATCCTGCCGCTGGAAGATGAAAACGCCGCGCGCGTGCTTGCTCAGGCACTTTCCAAGCGCGGGGTTCATTTCTACACGGGCACGAGCGCGGCGGCCGTCCGCCGCGAAGGCGAACGGTTTACGCTGACACTTTCCAACGGGCAGACGCTTTCGTGCGCGGCGGTGCTGGCCGCTATCGGCCGGACGGTGGATTTAAGTGCGCTTCATATGGAAAATATCGGCGTGGAATGGACGCGCAAAGGCGTGCAGGTAAATCCGCAGACGCTGCAGCTAAAAGACGATATTTATGCCGTGGGAGACGTAAACGGCCTCTTCCAGCTGGCGCACGCCGCCAGCCGCCAGGGCGAGGTGGCCGCCAGCAACTTGTGCGGGGTGCCGGCCGTGTATCACAATCAGGCCGTGCCGCGTGCCATCTATACCACGCCCGAAATTGCCTCGGCCGGGCTCACGCGCGCGCAAGCCGAAGCACAAGGATTTTCCGTCAAAACCCACAAGGCTTTCTTATTGGCCAACGGGCGCGCCGTGGCGCAAGATCAAACGGAAGGCTACTACGAACTCATCAGCGACGCCAACACCGGCCGGTTGCTTGGCGGCGTGCTGGCGGGAGCCAACGCTACGGAGCTGGTGCACACCCTCAGCGTAGCACTGGCCGCACAGATGACGGTGGAGCAATTTAAAGAAGTAATTTTTGCCCACCCGACGTTTGCCGAATCCTTGGGAGAGGCGGCCGCCAAATGA
- the radC gene encoding RadC family protein — protein sequence MAKNSKPSYIGHRERIREKFASAGLDAFLDHETLELLLTYAVARKDTKPIAWALLKKFGSLSAVLDADPEQLMTVPGVGPNTAQFLKLIRAVFKKYSFEEVKERITIRTPQQVLEYCKASLAGKTEECLEVIYLSVRNTVMSTQVVASGLIDRVAVSPRKIVECALAAKASAIILVHNHPSGDATPSKEDIALTQDVIRAAELFGISVHDHIIVGKGSHYSLKANGKIA from the coding sequence ATGGCAAAAAACAGTAAGCCTTCTTATATCGGACACCGTGAACGCATCCGTGAAAAATTTGCTTCGGCCGGGTTAGACGCTTTTTTAGACCACGAAACACTGGAACTGCTGCTTACCTACGCCGTTGCCCGCAAAGACACTAAACCGATTGCCTGGGCTTTACTTAAAAAATTCGGTTCTTTATCCGCCGTGTTGGACGCCGATCCCGAACAACTGATGACGGTACCGGGCGTAGGGCCGAATACGGCCCAGTTTCTAAAATTAATCCGGGCCGTATTTAAAAAATACTCGTTTGAAGAAGTAAAAGAACGCATCACCATCCGCACCCCGCAGCAGGTGTTGGAGTATTGCAAGGCCTCGTTGGCCGGGAAAACAGAAGAATGTTTGGAAGTCATTTATCTCTCGGTGCGCAATACGGTGATGAGTACGCAGGTGGTGGCCTCGGGGCTGATTGACCGGGTGGCCGTGTCGCCGCGCAAAATTGTGGAATGCGCCCTAGCGGCAAAAGCCTCCGCCATTATTTTGGTGCACAACCACCCTTCGGGGGACGCCACCCCGTCGAAGGAAGACATCGCCCTTACGCAGGACGTCATCCGGGCGGCGGAACTGTTCGGCATTTCGGTGCACGACCATATTATCGTGGGCAAAGGCTCCCACTACAGTTTAAAAGCAAACGGAAAAATAGCATGA
- a CDS encoding serine dehydratase subunit alpha family protein translates to MNILKEVLKYQVYPAMGCTEPVSVALCAAYAAKELGEPIARADFKLDAGTYKNGMGVRIPNTDGEKGNLLAGAMGIVLAQPELNMQILGGADKQTVAKAKELLQAHRVHMEVAPDVHGFYIEAELTGLSGKTAKCIIAGSHTEVVFLAQGQNVKINQLPLENNTQQANEFKASLKKATLKELLDAADNADEEDLAYIKKGVEMNLKAAELGQALQKVGFYIKELVRKKLLQMDLISSTKILTACAADARMDGQAVAVMSSGESGNQGVVTILVPWKVGKEMEVDEKTILKSIALSHLLNGYVKVFTGELAPICGCAIAAGVGASAAIVYQQRGKCVPAVTLSINNIISDIGGMLCDGAKSGCALKVVSSTDAAIRAAYMAIHDYGITEVEGFVGKTAEETIRNLGSISSIGMRQVDPMIVDIMQEKCRQ, encoded by the coding sequence ATGAACATTTTAAAAGAAGTATTAAAATATCAGGTCTATCCGGCCATGGGATGTACGGAGCCGGTGTCGGTCGCGCTGTGCGCGGCCTATGCCGCCAAAGAATTGGGCGAGCCGATCGCCCGGGCGGATTTTAAGCTGGATGCCGGCACCTATAAAAACGGCATGGGGGTGCGCATCCCCAATACCGACGGGGAAAAAGGAAATCTGCTGGCGGGAGCCATGGGGATTGTGTTGGCTCAGCCGGAGCTGAACATGCAGATTTTGGGCGGAGCCGACAAACAAACCGTTGCCAAAGCCAAAGAATTGCTCCAGGCCCACCGGGTACATATGGAGGTAGCGCCCGACGTACACGGCTTTTACATTGAAGCCGAGCTGACGGGCCTTAGCGGCAAAACGGCCAAATGCATTATTGCCGGCAGCCATACGGAAGTGGTGTTTTTGGCGCAGGGGCAAAACGTAAAGATCAACCAGCTGCCGCTGGAAAACAATACCCAGCAGGCCAACGAGTTTAAAGCCTCCCTTAAAAAAGCCACCCTGAAGGAACTGCTGGACGCGGCGGACAACGCAGACGAAGAAGATTTGGCCTATATTAAAAAGGGTGTAGAAATGAATTTAAAAGCCGCCGAACTGGGGCAGGCACTGCAAAAAGTAGGGTTCTACATTAAAGAACTAGTGCGCAAAAAACTGCTTCAGATGGATTTAATTTCCTCCACCAAAATTTTAACCGCCTGCGCGGCCGACGCCCGCATGGACGGCCAAGCTGTGGCGGTTATGTCCAGCGGGGAATCGGGCAACCAGGGCGTGGTAACCATTTTGGTGCCTTGGAAAGTGGGCAAAGAAATGGAAGTGGACGAAAAAACCATTTTAAAAAGCATCGCACTTTCCCATTTGCTCAACGGATACGTAAAAGTGTTTACCGGCGAGCTGGCCCCCATTTGCGGCTGCGCCATTGCGGCCGGGGTGGGCGCTTCCGCCGCGATAGTGTATCAACAGCGCGGCAAATGCGTGCCGGCCGTTACCTTGTCCATCAACAACATCATCAGCGATATTGGCGGCATGCTCTGCGACGGGGCCAAAAGCGGCTGCGCCTTAAAAGTGGTCAGCTCCACCGACGCCGCCATCCGCGCCGCCTATATGGCCATTCACGACTACGGCATTACGGAAGTGGAAGGATTCGTCGGAAAAACGGCCGAAGAAACCATCCGCAATTTGGGCTCCATTTCCAGCATTGGCATGCGGCAGGTAGACCCGATGATTGTGGATATTATGCAGGAAAAATGCAGGCAATAA
- a CDS encoding ComF family protein — MKKTLKTLWRLLLHFFFPRTCFACGCDLPWRREEPLCAACAQGLKTPGPHICRRCGAVLTEGGAHCYACRGSKERAYKCRVIRSAFVFNTSSRALVHALKYAGADYLARYMGGLMAKRFARYPELAAAEVVMPVPLFPRRGRKRGYNQSELLARFFAPQVGLPVQTKALVRVRNTVSQTKLGRAGRLQNMAGAFACRRPEWVKGKTVLLIDDVATTGATLEGCAAALKAAGARRVLAYTFARE; from the coding sequence ATGAAAAAAACTTTAAAGACACTGTGGCGGCTGCTGTTGCATTTTTTCTTTCCGCGCACTTGTTTTGCCTGCGGCTGCGACCTGCCGTGGAGGCGAGAGGAGCCGCTGTGCGCCGCGTGCGCCCAAGGGCTTAAAACGCCCGGGCCGCATATTTGCCGCCGCTGCGGGGCGGTGCTTACAGAGGGCGGGGCGCATTGCTATGCCTGCCGCGGCAGCAAGGAACGCGCGTATAAGTGCCGGGTGATCCGTTCGGCTTTTGTGTTTAACACCTCTTCGCGGGCGTTGGTGCACGCGCTTAAATATGCCGGGGCCGACTATTTGGCCCGGTATATGGGCGGGCTGATGGCCAAACGCTTTGCCCGGTATCCCGAGCTGGCCGCGGCCGAAGTGGTGATGCCGGTGCCGCTTTTCCCGCGCCGCGGGCGCAAGCGCGGATATAACCAAAGCGAATTGCTGGCACGTTTTTTTGCGCCGCAGGTGGGCCTGCCCGTGCAAACCAAGGCGCTTGTGCGGGTGCGCAACACCGTCAGCCAAACCAAGCTGGGCCGCGCGGGAAGACTGCAAAATATGGCGGGCGCCTTTGCCTGCCGTCGGCCCGAATGGGTAAAAGGGAAAACCGTTTTGCTGATAGACGACGTGGCCACCACCGGCGCCACGCTGGAAGGCTGTGCCGCCGCTTTAAAAGCGGCCGGGGCCCGCCGTGTGCTGGCGTATACGTTTGCGCGGGAATAA